From Lucilia cuprina isolate Lc7/37 chromosome 4, ASM2204524v1, whole genome shotgun sequence:
ttttgtatagGAAAATCCATAATAATACACACGACTTAATATAAAAACTGGCAGCATACCGAACAGaacatataatataaaaaaagttcattgctcatagaattttaaataggaaaacaaacttaaaaatttaagacgTACATGTTTTTAAACCACAGtccaaaaaatgcaaattttacatattgtctttgtctttttaatattttcgagTGCAATTTGTGTTAATAGTTcgcaaatttttcgaaaattatttgGTGAAGTTTTAGTACCACAACAGCAGCGTTATTATAATGCACATTCATATCAGTATCCTGTGTCGTCGTCAACTTATCAACAATATCCACAAAATACGAATGGTTATTATTATcagccaccaccaccaccaccagccAGAAGACATCATACTAGACAACGTCAAAGTCCAGTAAGACAAGAGAAATCCTATAAAGATATATGTCATATGGTTCATAATGATGGCTTTACGAATCCAGGAAATGTACCCAGATGTCCGTATTAGTGtagatttattatatttctataaatcaGTGACAATTGAAGGgcttaattatgtattttttctaaatcaaataaatttctacatttagatattttaaaatatttattttaatttaaagactattattttataataagcaTTAGATTATAgtaataattatatttgtttttaaattaaattttaatttttttactacacATTTAAAATGCATACACTAAAACActttacaattttcaatttataaacaatattccCTAAACATAACACATCTGGAAATAAAGGTAACATTTCCGCTAAGAGCGAGGAAAAGAAACCCTGAGAGGCCAGCCttctaagaaaataataataaacgttCCTCTTCATCttcttgttttaataaaatttaagccaTATCCAACCTATTGTTAGTGAACGTATTAACACTCAGTCTAGAACAGTCGCTTTTGTACAATATAAAAGACACAGGCCAAAAAGAAAGCAAATGCAAagaataataacattttatcgGTGCACTCACGTCGTccatattttttaagtaattttccaGATTGTGAAATTGTTCCGGCTGTATTCTGTAGTTCATCACGAGTGGCTTCTACATTTTGTGAAGAAGCCACGAGCGTTTCTAAAGTGATGGCACTTTTTTGTGTGGTCTCGGAGAGGTGTCGCGAAATGGCCAACATTTTTTCAGTAACGTTATTTTCCTGTGACACCAGACTGCCGCGATTATGACGTGTAGCCGTGCCACCACCACTTCTTGCCCCACTGCCATCTGTGGCATTGTGTCTTTGCCTTAAATCGGTTTCTCCGGTAATGGCCATTAATTCTTCACGATTAGCTTTCTCTATTTCCAGCATAGTGGCTACATTAGCCTTAC
This genomic window contains:
- the LOC111687220 gene encoding vesicle transport protein SEC20, whose protein sequence is MDIEKYTLQSIRQELIDNNLQAKAIIQDIVSYRGSIHELEALNEAGRAKLAALRKNIDRLNDWARDTGDPALSKEVDTQREQFSKVLQAFRKANVATMLEIEKANREELMAITGETDLRQRHNATDGSGARSGGGTATRHNRGSLVSQENNVTEKMLAISRHLSETTQKSAITLETLVASSQNVEATRDELQNTAGTISQSGKLLKKYGRRECTDKMLLFFAFAFFLACVFYIVQKRLF
- the LOC111687223 gene encoding uncharacterized protein LOC111687223; amino-acid sequence: MQILHIVFVFLIFSSAICVNSSQIFRKLFGEVLVPQQQRYYNAHSYQYPVSSSTYQQYPQNTNGYYYQPPPPPPARRHHTRQRQSPVRQEKSYKDICHMVHNDGFTNPGNVPRCPY